In the genome of Paenibacillus sp. FSL R5-0766, one region contains:
- a CDS encoding DUF4321 domain-containing protein: MKKNFGMLLLFLLLGWMAGAWIAKALQPVKAVAFLTKATTIRWSPQADLDIISYNISLQFQMSLLSLIGMIAAVWLYRRL; the protein is encoded by the coding sequence ATGAAAAAAAACTTCGGCATGTTATTGCTGTTTCTGCTGCTCGGCTGGATGGCCGGAGCGTGGATCGCCAAGGCACTGCAGCCTGTTAAGGCAGTAGCCTTTCTTACGAAAGCCACGACCATACGTTGGTCGCCACAGGCTGATCTGGATATTATCAGTTATAATATTTCACTTCAATTTCAAATGAGCCTTCTGAGTCTGATCGGTATGATTGCCGCTGTGTGGCTGTATCGCAGACTGTAG
- the minD gene encoding septum site-determining protein MinD produces MGEAIVITSGKGGVGKTTTSANIGTALALLGKKVCLVDTDIGLRNLDVVMGLENRIIYDLCDVADGRCRLNQALVKDKRFEELYMLPAAQTRDKNSVSPEQVKDIILELKKDFEYVIIDCPAGIEQGFKNAVAGADQAIVVTTPENAAVRDADRVIGLLESSHIQSPKLVVNRIRNNMVKSGDMLDIDGILQVLNIDLIGIVPDDELVIKAANSGEPTVMNPDSLAAIAYRNIARRILGDTVPLMQLEQKKGAFTRFKKFFGMG; encoded by the coding sequence ATGGGAGAGGCGATCGTGATCACTTCGGGTAAAGGCGGCGTGGGTAAAACAACCACCTCGGCAAACATCGGGACAGCGCTGGCGCTGCTCGGCAAAAAGGTTTGTCTGGTAGATACCGATATCGGCCTTCGTAATTTGGATGTCGTGATGGGACTCGAAAACCGTATTATTTACGATCTGTGCGACGTTGCGGACGGCCGCTGCCGTCTGAATCAGGCTTTGGTCAAAGACAAGCGTTTCGAAGAATTATACATGTTGCCTGCGGCGCAGACGAGAGACAAAAACTCAGTGTCGCCAGAACAGGTCAAGGATATTATCCTTGAATTGAAAAAAGATTTTGAATACGTCATTATTGATTGCCCAGCCGGCATAGAGCAGGGTTTCAAAAATGCGGTAGCAGGAGCAGATCAGGCCATCGTGGTCACTACACCGGAAAATGCTGCAGTACGTGATGCGGATCGTGTCATCGGCCTGCTGGAGAGTTCGCACATTCAATCACCAAAGCTGGTGGTGAATCGAATTCGCAATAATATGGTTAAATCGGGTGACATGTTAGATATCGATGGTATTTTACAAGTACTTAATATTGACCTGATTGGCATTGTGCCTGATGATGAACTGGTCATCAAAGCGGCCAATTCAGGAGAACCTACGGTCATGAATCCGGATTCACTTGCGGCGATTGCGTATCGAAATATCGCACGACGCATTCTGGGAGATACGGTCCCATTGATGCAGCTGGAGCAGAAAAAGGGTGCTTTTACTCGTTTCAAAAAGTTCTTCGGAATGGGTTAA
- a CDS encoding M23 family metallopeptidase codes for MNTKLRIKQRREERIRRLMDGATVEVLQEQKLGSLLDKNEIIHPKPFTPPSEGTQERDPEWLWKKENGHFVPGGHSRFNLFKSLLKRTVISALIFGGVWGLFQLDTSWTTSPKTVIADALHRDMDFASAAAWYERHFGGTPSFLPVLGHTTDAVNGLKVRQLLGKPISGTVVQPFALSMKGIEIVPDAAGAELIQVASSDAGRVMEVIGDAASGFTVVIQHTGNVTAIYGRLNESEVSVNDWVEAGNPVGSLKSTGGEQPATLYFAVKEGEEYVDPAEVVALD; via the coding sequence ATGAACACGAAACTCAGAATCAAGCAGAGACGAGAAGAACGTATCCGGCGACTGATGGATGGTGCCACTGTGGAGGTCTTACAGGAGCAGAAATTAGGTTCACTGTTGGACAAGAATGAGATCATACACCCGAAACCATTTACACCGCCTAGTGAGGGGACACAGGAAAGAGATCCGGAATGGTTGTGGAAAAAAGAGAATGGTCATTTCGTTCCAGGGGGGCATTCGAGATTCAACCTGTTCAAGTCACTTCTCAAACGGACGGTTATTAGCGCTTTGATATTTGGCGGAGTATGGGGTCTATTTCAGTTGGATACATCGTGGACGACATCACCCAAAACAGTAATTGCGGATGCACTCCATCGGGATATGGATTTTGCCTCAGCAGCGGCTTGGTATGAACGGCATTTTGGAGGAACGCCTTCGTTTCTTCCGGTCCTCGGACATACGACAGATGCCGTGAACGGATTGAAAGTAAGGCAGTTACTGGGCAAACCAATCTCAGGCACAGTGGTTCAGCCATTCGCGCTGAGCATGAAGGGAATTGAGATCGTTCCGGATGCCGCAGGTGCAGAACTTATACAGGTCGCAAGTTCTGATGCTGGGCGTGTCATGGAGGTTATCGGAGATGCAGCAAGTGGATTCACAGTTGTCATCCAACATACAGGCAATGTCACGGCAATATACGGTCGGCTGAACGAAAGTGAAGTGAGCGTGAATGATTGGGTGGAAGCGGGGAATCCAGTGGGGAGTCTCAAGTCTACGGGTGGTGAACAACCGGCCACGCTCTATTTTGCAGTCAAAGAGGGGGAGGAGTACGTAGACCCGGCGGAAGTTGTTGCCCTTGATTAG
- a CDS encoding folylpolyglutamate synthase/dihydrofolate synthase family protein translates to MTELDATDAAAPLLTYNEAVDWINGLIPFGIRPGLERIENLMSMLGNPHQRLKFIHVAGTNGKGSTCAFLTSVLLQAGYDVGTFTSPYITKFTNRFQYNGEDIPEEILLKLSNRLHPLVMEMASTPLGSPTMFEVSTALALLYYAEECYPDVVVWETGLGGRMDVTNIVAPVVSVITNIGMDHTDVLGDTIEQIAGEKAGIIKPGVPVVTCATQPEAVKVIQEKAQQLQSSVYLAGDQFSYHRLDSNENGQSFHFTGPFRDLDVRIRMQGSHQCDNAAAALMVLELLRQYMAFMLDDNDIALGLENAFWAGRFEKVVDEPRIVLDGAHNPEGAESLAKSIMDVYPHNKLILMMGMLANKHHEAYLQHILPLVDTLILTEPDFRRKMDAAELLQIVERVRPAIAKQELEIIVEPEWAKALDLLKSRTEAEDLGVVSGTLYLIADVRAALLHQTDSEKGW, encoded by the coding sequence ATGACGGAATTAGACGCGACAGATGCAGCAGCTCCTTTACTTACGTACAACGAGGCCGTGGACTGGATCAATGGCCTTATTCCTTTTGGCATCCGACCTGGATTGGAACGAATCGAGAATCTGATGTCCATGTTAGGCAATCCACACCAACGTCTCAAGTTTATTCATGTCGCGGGAACGAACGGCAAAGGTTCGACTTGCGCTTTTTTGACGTCAGTGCTTCTTCAGGCTGGATATGATGTGGGTACCTTTACGTCGCCTTATATCACCAAGTTTACAAACCGTTTTCAATACAACGGTGAGGATATTCCTGAAGAAATCCTGCTTAAGCTCTCGAACCGATTACATCCACTGGTCATGGAAATGGCCTCCACTCCGCTTGGATCACCCACGATGTTTGAGGTGTCCACAGCTCTGGCGCTTCTGTACTATGCAGAGGAGTGTTACCCTGACGTTGTGGTATGGGAGACGGGGCTAGGGGGAAGGATGGACGTAACGAATATTGTCGCACCTGTTGTGTCCGTCATCACCAACATTGGTATGGATCATACGGATGTGCTTGGAGATACGATTGAGCAGATTGCTGGAGAAAAGGCAGGTATTATCAAGCCGGGAGTACCCGTTGTGACATGCGCGACTCAACCCGAAGCTGTGAAGGTGATTCAGGAGAAAGCTCAGCAGCTTCAATCAAGCGTGTATTTGGCCGGAGATCAATTCTCTTATCATAGACTGGACAGCAATGAGAACGGACAATCTTTTCATTTTACAGGCCCGTTCCGTGATCTGGACGTTCGCATCCGCATGCAGGGCTCACATCAATGTGACAATGCAGCGGCCGCACTTATGGTGCTTGAATTGCTTAGACAATACATGGCATTTATGCTGGATGACAACGATATTGCACTTGGACTGGAGAATGCTTTCTGGGCAGGAAGATTCGAAAAAGTCGTCGATGAACCCCGAATTGTGCTTGATGGAGCACATAATCCGGAAGGGGCAGAGTCACTGGCCAAGAGCATTATGGATGTCTATCCGCACAACAAGTTAATTTTGATGATGGGTATGTTGGCAAATAAGCATCACGAAGCGTATTTGCAGCATATACTGCCACTAGTGGATACGCTGATCCTGACCGAGCCAGATTTCCGACGCAAAATGGATGCAGCCGAATTGCTGCAGATTGTCGAACGGGTACGTCCCGCCATTGCGAAGCAGGAACTGGAAATCATCGTCGAGCCCGAATGGGCAAAGGCACTTGATCTATTGAAGTCACGGACGGAAGCGGAAGATCTGGGGGTGGTCTCCGGCACACTGTACCTGATTGCGGATGTGCGGGCAGCCCTTTTGCATCAAACCGATTCTGAAAAAGGTTGGTGA
- a CDS encoding SPOR domain-containing protein, with the protein MSNARMTFRFGDHESDKPENKRISASSSLVTLSEELPHNQPLTPKQMDTTPSWTPEDIPGDWGETVLTSSTVPEPDERVSHDSNLNLDEAHYFGNRTGYGYVNHTDNPEEERRDLSNTHDDQGHDWLADSENYSYKRNRPPRGWKMIGSVTGALVTGALFGMVILSFFNKEGAVKPGDLLPVNQAVSTVTGQEGAAGTEQQLQTAATGSTYYALQYGVFSSPERAEQAKLELAQAGIAAGSDPEDGNRVYAGISADREEAKLLSSRLKAQGVELYVKEIVNPEINPAIFGGKQEDVQLFFTNSSALVEQLSTLSIQQLGQSAPAAVSTETMTALQNKHQSWLTGLNSLTPGLTADVQPLIGGMEKSMNSAITAIAEYNKNPDDVHMWSVQSDLMEYVLQQKKWLEAIKQ; encoded by the coding sequence GTGAGCAATGCTAGAATGACGTTTCGCTTCGGGGATCATGAGTCGGACAAGCCTGAAAACAAGAGGATATCTGCGTCCAGTTCATTGGTGACGTTAAGTGAAGAATTACCGCATAATCAACCGCTAACGCCTAAGCAGATGGATACAACCCCATCATGGACGCCTGAGGATATCCCCGGAGACTGGGGAGAGACGGTGCTGACAAGCTCTACTGTACCTGAACCTGACGAGCGGGTGAGCCATGATTCGAACTTGAACTTGGATGAGGCCCATTATTTTGGGAACCGCACCGGTTACGGTTATGTTAATCACACCGATAATCCGGAGGAAGAGCGTCGTGATCTGTCCAATACCCATGATGATCAAGGCCACGACTGGCTTGCAGATTCCGAGAACTATTCCTATAAACGCAATCGCCCCCCAAGGGGCTGGAAAATGATTGGCTCTGTTACCGGGGCACTCGTTACGGGAGCACTATTCGGCATGGTTATTCTTTCATTTTTCAATAAAGAAGGAGCCGTCAAGCCAGGAGATCTTCTGCCCGTCAATCAGGCAGTTTCCACTGTGACGGGTCAGGAGGGGGCTGCAGGTACAGAACAGCAACTTCAGACAGCGGCGACTGGCAGCACGTATTATGCACTTCAATACGGCGTGTTCAGTTCTCCTGAACGAGCTGAGCAGGCCAAGCTTGAGCTCGCTCAGGCAGGTATAGCCGCAGGTTCTGATCCTGAAGATGGCAATCGAGTATATGCAGGCATTTCGGCTGATCGTGAAGAGGCCAAGCTACTTAGCTCCAGGTTAAAAGCGCAGGGAGTTGAACTGTACGTCAAGGAGATCGTGAACCCTGAGATCAATCCGGCTATATTCGGTGGCAAACAAGAGGATGTGCAGCTTTTCTTCACAAACAGTTCTGCACTGGTGGAACAATTATCTACCTTGTCCATTCAGCAGCTGGGACAGTCTGCTCCGGCAGCAGTCTCTACAGAAACGATGACCGCGCTTCAAAATAAGCACCAGTCATGGCTGACCGGATTGAATAGTCTTACACCTGGCCTGACCGCAGATGTACAACCTCTTATTGGTGGAATGGAGAAATCAATGAACAGTGCAATTACGGCTATCGCAGAGTACAACAAAAACCCGGATGATGTACACATGTGGTCCGTGCAGTCCGATCTGATGGAATATGTACTGCAGCAGAAAAAATGGCTCGAAGCGATAAAGCAGTAA
- a CDS encoding rod shape-determining protein, protein MFGGFTKDLGIDLGTANTLVYVRGKGIVVREPSVVAIRTDTNSIEAVGEAAKKMIGRTPGNIRAIRPMKDGVIADFDTTATMIKYFIREAQKQRSMFQRHPNVMVCVPSGITAVEQRAVEDATKQAGAREAYTIEEPFAAAIGADLPVWEPTGSMVVDIGGGTTEVAVISLGGIVTSRSVRVAGDEMDESVIQYIKRQYNLMIGERTSEQLKMDIGSAMPLEQVETMEIRGRDLVTGLPKTITITSDEISEALADTVNAIVEAVKVTLEKCPPELAADIMDRGIVLTGGGALLRNLDKLLAGETGMPVIVAENPLDCVAIGTGKALENIHLFKSRSSSAVRSKR, encoded by the coding sequence ATGTTTGGTGGTTTTACGAAAGATTTGGGTATTGACTTGGGGACAGCAAATACGTTGGTTTATGTACGAGGAAAAGGAATTGTGGTGCGCGAACCTTCGGTTGTCGCTATACGGACAGATACAAATAGCATCGAGGCAGTAGGTGAAGCCGCTAAAAAAATGATTGGACGTACACCAGGTAACATTCGTGCCATTCGTCCAATGAAAGATGGCGTTATTGCCGATTTCGATACAACGGCAACGATGATCAAATATTTCATCCGTGAGGCGCAAAAACAACGCTCCATGTTCCAGCGTCATCCAAACGTGATGGTATGTGTACCATCCGGGATTACTGCAGTAGAACAACGTGCGGTTGAAGATGCAACCAAACAGGCTGGGGCACGTGAAGCCTATACAATTGAAGAGCCTTTTGCAGCTGCAATCGGTGCAGATCTGCCTGTATGGGAACCAACGGGTAGTATGGTTGTAGATATTGGTGGCGGTACAACGGAAGTGGCTGTTATCTCTCTTGGTGGTATTGTAACGAGCCGTTCGGTTCGTGTAGCAGGTGACGAGATGGATGAATCCGTTATCCAGTACATCAAACGCCAATACAATCTGATGATCGGTGAGCGTACATCGGAGCAATTGAAGATGGACATCGGATCAGCTATGCCATTGGAACAAGTAGAAACGATGGAAATTCGTGGACGTGACCTTGTAACAGGTCTGCCGAAGACCATTACGATTACTTCGGACGAGATCAGTGAAGCGCTGGCTGATACCGTGAATGCAATTGTTGAAGCGGTAAAAGTAACACTGGAAAAATGCCCGCCTGAACTTGCTGCCGATATCATGGATCGGGGTATCGTTCTTACAGGTGGTGGGGCATTGCTTCGTAACCTGGACAAGCTTCTCGCTGGTGAGACAGGAATGCCTGTCATTGTGGCTGAGAATCCGCTGGATTGTGTAGCAATCGGAACAGGTAAAGCGCTAGAGAATATTCATTTGTTCAAAAGCAGAAGCAGTTCGGCAGTTCGTTCCAAACGTTAA
- the minC gene encoding septum site-determining protein MinC, translated as MTVKSNHVTIKGIRDGLVFLLDDQCEFEELLYELRYKLEHSHQNILTGPIVHVDIKLGAREVTEDQKEAILDILKQKGNLLIRSIDSPALQPEVKGPPPIVTMCGMVRSGQVLHHEGNLLFLGDINPGGTVTCTGDIYVLGSLRGMAHAGIGGDEEAIIAASVFAPTQLRIADIISRPPDEWESRETGMEFAYLQDNQMQIDKMSNIVRLRRDFNVFKGV; from the coding sequence ATGACGGTAAAATCGAATCACGTAACGATTAAAGGCATCCGAGACGGCCTGGTTTTCCTGTTGGACGATCAATGTGAATTCGAGGAATTGCTCTATGAGCTCCGCTATAAGCTGGAACACAGCCATCAAAATATTTTGACCGGACCGATTGTTCATGTGGATATCAAGTTGGGTGCCCGCGAAGTGACAGAGGACCAGAAAGAAGCAATCCTCGATATATTGAAGCAAAAAGGGAATTTGCTTATTCGATCCATCGACTCACCTGCACTCCAACCGGAGGTTAAAGGACCACCGCCGATTGTAACCATGTGTGGTATGGTGCGTTCAGGTCAGGTGCTTCATCATGAAGGAAATCTCCTGTTTCTTGGGGATATCAATCCGGGGGGCACAGTGACGTGTACCGGAGATATATATGTGTTGGGTTCACTCAGAGGTATGGCTCATGCCGGAATTGGCGGGGACGAGGAAGCGATCATTGCCGCTTCGGTATTTGCACCGACGCAGCTGCGGATTGCGGATATTATCAGTCGTCCTCCCGATGAATGGGAGAGCCGAGAGACCGGAATGGAATTTGCTTACTTACAGGACAATCAGATGCAGATAGACAAAATGAGCAATATCGTTCGGTTACGCCGAGATTTTAATGTGTTTAAAGGAGTGTAG
- a CDS encoding Maf family protein, translating to MDNTQQRPIILASTSPRRKELIASLHLAFDVIPSHANEDTPPEWTPEQTVQELALRKALAVYRGLEGREQEAIIVGSDTVVVLDGEILGKPVDEADAERMLSRLQGRVHRVFTGVACIDAGNGQSLVHYRQTDVTMKKLSDATIRAYVQTGEPSDKAGSYAIQGIGASLIDRIEGCYFNVVGLPLSLLSDMLDGFGVHVLPRT from the coding sequence TTGGATAACACACAACAGCGCCCTATTATTCTGGCTTCCACATCGCCTCGGCGCAAAGAACTGATCGCATCACTCCACCTAGCGTTTGATGTAATACCAAGTCATGCCAATGAAGATACACCACCAGAGTGGACACCTGAACAGACTGTGCAGGAGCTTGCTTTGCGCAAGGCGCTTGCCGTGTATCGCGGGCTTGAAGGCCGCGAGCAGGAAGCCATTATTGTTGGTAGTGACACCGTTGTTGTTCTGGATGGTGAGATTCTAGGCAAACCTGTAGACGAAGCGGATGCTGAACGTATGTTATCGCGGCTGCAGGGCCGCGTACATCGGGTGTTTACAGGTGTCGCTTGTATTGATGCGGGCAATGGACAGTCGTTAGTTCATTACCGCCAGACCGATGTAACAATGAAAAAGCTGTCGGATGCTACCATCCGTGCTTATGTGCAGACAGGTGAGCCTTCAGACAAGGCAGGATCATATGCCATTCAGGGCATTGGTGCTTCACTGATCGACCGCATTGAAGGATGTTACTTTAATGTGGTTGGCTTGCCGCTATCTTTGCTAAGTGATATGTTGGACGGGTTCGGCGTACATGTGTTGCCACGAACATGA
- the mreD gene encoding rod shape-determining protein MreD: MVTRKQVLFLLLFLLFIAEGTILPLLIPSGWQMRISANLVYIVILFIAVYHHRHTALVLGIFFGLLHDVVFYGEMIGPYGFSMGLSAYMMGLIFQAPRAPLPVMVSVVILGSLLNDTMLFFLYKLFQLNHVTFDWALIEYMIPNLFIHFVFALIIYVPLRKQLERIGKRRSKTEEAS, from the coding sequence ATGGTAACACGCAAGCAAGTTTTGTTCCTGTTACTATTCCTTTTGTTCATTGCGGAAGGCACAATTTTGCCGCTGCTCATCCCTTCTGGCTGGCAGATGCGTATTTCTGCCAATCTGGTCTATATCGTAATTTTGTTTATCGCTGTATATCATCATCGACACACGGCACTAGTGCTCGGTATATTTTTTGGACTATTGCATGACGTTGTATTCTATGGCGAGATGATTGGACCTTATGGATTCTCGATGGGATTATCGGCATATATGATGGGACTCATTTTTCAAGCACCACGTGCGCCACTGCCGGTTATGGTATCGGTTGTCATTTTGGGAAGTCTGCTTAATGACACCATGCTATTTTTCCTGTACAAGCTCTTCCAACTTAACCACGTGACCTTTGACTGGGCGTTGATTGAATACATGATTCCTAATTTGTTCATTCATTTTGTGTTTGCCTTGATCATATATGTCCCGCTTCGGAAACAACTGGAGCGGATCGGCAAGAGACGGAGCAAGACAGAAGAAGCTTCCTAA
- the murC gene encoding UDP-N-acetylmuramate--L-alanine ligase, with protein MSAIARVMLEMGYTVTGSDVASQELTEKLAAKGAKIYIGHTAEHVTGADLVVYSTAAPADNVERVAAAELNIPILHRSQMLARLLNERKGVAVAGAHGKTTTSSMIALVMDKCDTDPTYIIGGEIMNVGTNAKAGQGDWVVAEADESDGSFLQYHPWLGIVTNIEADHLENYNSDFEELKRAYVQFLSQIRPEGTAIVCSDDENVQAILPELKSRITTYGIDRAADYTATDIVLGDRRISFTMNHQGAAMGTVELSVPGKHNVYNAMATVITCLEAGIPFEKIVAAIIQFHGAKRRFQVLGEARDMLIIDDYAHHPTEIEATISAAKATGKRIIAVFQPQRYTRTFFLLDAFSRAFAEADEVLITDIYSPAGEKQIEGVTSARLVELIVQNSNASARYLPTKEEVVADLQHRLQPGDLVITMGAGDIWKVGDTLAKGLK; from the coding sequence ATGAGTGCCATCGCAAGAGTTATGTTGGAAATGGGATACACCGTTACCGGATCGGATGTCGCTTCACAGGAGTTGACCGAGAAGTTGGCAGCCAAGGGAGCGAAAATATATATCGGACATACAGCAGAGCACGTCACTGGAGCAGACCTTGTTGTCTACTCTACGGCAGCGCCTGCTGATAATGTGGAACGGGTAGCAGCTGCAGAGCTGAACATTCCGATTCTGCATCGTTCCCAGATGCTTGCACGTTTGTTGAACGAACGTAAAGGTGTGGCTGTTGCTGGAGCTCACGGTAAAACAACCACCTCATCCATGATTGCACTTGTTATGGATAAATGTGATACGGACCCGACATACATTATTGGCGGAGAAATCATGAATGTGGGTACCAACGCGAAGGCCGGTCAAGGCGACTGGGTAGTCGCTGAAGCGGACGAGAGCGATGGTTCGTTTTTGCAGTACCATCCATGGCTCGGTATTGTAACCAATATTGAGGCAGATCATCTGGAGAATTACAACAGTGATTTTGAGGAGCTCAAAAGGGCTTATGTGCAATTCCTGAGCCAGATTCGTCCGGAAGGAACAGCGATTGTGTGTTCTGACGACGAGAATGTTCAAGCGATTTTGCCGGAACTCAAGTCACGGATTACAACCTATGGTATTGATCGTGCTGCAGATTATACGGCAACGGATATTGTATTGGGCGATCGCCGTATCTCCTTTACGATGAATCATCAGGGTGCTGCTATGGGCACGGTGGAATTATCAGTGCCGGGTAAGCATAACGTTTATAATGCAATGGCTACTGTGATTACCTGTTTGGAAGCGGGCATTCCATTTGAGAAGATTGTAGCAGCCATCATCCAGTTCCACGGAGCCAAACGCAGATTCCAGGTATTGGGCGAGGCGCGCGATATGCTGATCATCGATGATTATGCTCATCACCCGACTGAGATTGAAGCTACCATTAGTGCCGCCAAAGCAACGGGCAAACGCATTATTGCGGTATTCCAGCCACAGCGTTATACGCGGACGTTCTTCCTGCTGGATGCGTTCAGTCGTGCTTTCGCGGAAGCGGATGAGGTGCTTATTACGGACATCTATTCTCCTGCGGGCGAAAAACAGATCGAAGGGGTAACCTCAGCCCGACTGGTTGAACTGATCGTTCAAAACAGTAATGCTTCTGCACGTTACCTCCCTACAAAAGAAGAAGTTGTCGCTGATCTGCAGCATCGTCTGCAGCCAGGAGATCTTGTGATTACGATGGGTGCAGGTGATATTTGGAAAGTCGGCGATACACTTGCCAAAGGTTTGAAATAG
- the mreC gene encoding rod shape-determining protein MreC, producing MFELFKLLGNKRLFVLLVGLVTFIALMGFTLSPRTTLSWPEKFLKDSVGFVQYVFYKPASYVAGFFKDVANMRTVYEENEELRIAMGHYTRDRLKYNDMEQVNEQLQKALNFTEEQKNRYNYGSRIAQVISANSDPNSRTINIDIGENAGIKPGMAVTSQEGLVGVISHVSSYTSTVNLLTSMDANDPTSNAIAATAVGKEKVFGMIESYDPKTGMLKMTKISEDSNIKKGDEIISSGIINNFPKYMRIGEVEKVEVGEYGLTRTAIIKPYASFLDWKELIVIIPPEVKE from the coding sequence GTGTTCGAACTGTTTAAACTGCTAGGCAACAAAAGACTTTTTGTTTTGCTGGTGGGCCTTGTTACATTTATCGCGTTAATGGGCTTTACGCTCAGTCCGCGAACCACTCTATCCTGGCCGGAGAAATTCCTGAAGGATTCAGTTGGATTTGTACAATACGTATTTTACAAGCCCGCTTCCTATGTAGCGGGCTTTTTCAAAGATGTAGCGAACATGCGTACGGTATATGAAGAGAATGAAGAGCTCCGCATCGCAATGGGTCACTATACCCGGGATCGGCTAAAGTACAATGATATGGAGCAAGTGAATGAGCAACTTCAGAAAGCGCTCAATTTCACAGAAGAACAGAAGAATCGCTATAATTACGGTTCACGAATTGCTCAGGTTATCAGTGCCAATTCGGATCCAAATAGCAGAACCATTAACATTGATATCGGTGAAAATGCGGGAATCAAGCCGGGGATGGCCGTTACCTCCCAGGAAGGGCTGGTCGGCGTGATCAGTCATGTCAGCTCATATACATCAACGGTTAATCTGTTAACATCCATGGACGCCAATGATCCGACATCCAATGCCATTGCAGCAACGGCGGTAGGTAAAGAGAAAGTGTTTGGTATGATTGAGAGCTACGATCCGAAGACGGGCATGCTCAAGATGACCAAAATCTCGGAGGATTCAAACATCAAAAAGGGTGATGAGATCATCTCTTCGGGGATCATCAATAACTTTCCCAAGTATATGCGGATTGGTGAAGTGGAAAAGGTTGAAGTTGGGGAGTACGGTTTAACGCGGACTGCGATTATCAAACCATACGCAAGCTTCCTTGATTGGAAAGAGCTGATTGTCATTATCCCACCTGAGGTAAAAGAATAA
- the radC gene encoding DNA repair protein RadC, with protein MESPQYMMRDIPQEERPRERMMEYGAGALSHAELLAILLRTGTRQESAVHMAQRILAEAGGIRSLMDLSLEELTAMKGIGNAKAVQLKAGIELGHRIAKSRLTQSTSIRTPRDAADILIEQLRYLQKEHFVCLFLNSKNHIIAQETLSMGSLNASIVHPREVFRAAIKCSSASIVCAHNHPSGDPTPSPEDIQITKRLIEAGAIVGIDVLDHIIIGDGTYVSLKEKGLV; from the coding sequence ATGGAGTCGCCTCAATACATGATGCGCGACATCCCCCAGGAAGAACGCCCGAGAGAACGCATGATGGAATACGGGGCGGGCGCCTTAAGCCATGCTGAATTGCTGGCAATTTTACTTCGAACAGGCACAAGACAGGAATCCGCGGTGCATATGGCACAGCGGATTCTGGCCGAAGCGGGTGGCATTCGCTCGTTGATGGATTTGAGTCTGGAAGAACTGACCGCGATGAAAGGGATCGGCAATGCCAAGGCTGTGCAATTGAAAGCTGGCATTGAGCTGGGTCATCGGATTGCCAAGAGCAGACTCACACAGTCGACTTCAATACGTACACCCCGTGATGCAGCTGATATCCTGATCGAACAATTGCGTTACTTGCAAAAAGAACATTTTGTGTGTCTCTTTCTGAATAGTAAAAATCATATTATTGCCCAGGAAACACTCTCCATGGGCAGCCTTAACGCTTCGATTGTACATCCACGTGAAGTGTTCCGGGCTGCCATCAAATGCAGCAGCGCATCGATTGTGTGCGCACACAACCATCCGAGTGGTGATCCTACGCCCAGTCCAGAGGATATCCAAATAACCAAGAGACTGATTGAAGCAGGCGCTATTGTTGGCATTGACGTGCTTGATCATATTATTATCGGAGATGGAACGTACGTAAGTTTGAAGGAGAAGGGCTTAGTATAA